The Pseudoalteromonas sp. DL-6 genome has a window encoding:
- the rluF gene encoding 23S rRNA pseudouridine(2604) synthase RluF: MTDLKRLNKFISETGFCSRREADKYIEQGRVTVNGELPEMGVKVAHSDVVLVDGEPLKAPPKRVYIAYNKPVGITCTTERKIQSNIVKAVNYPDRIFPIGRLDRPSEGLIFLTNEGDIVNKILRAGNNHEKEYVVTVDKPLNRQFVNKMANGIPILDTVTKKCKVTQTGAQQFTIILTQGLNRQIRRMCEYLGYEVVTLKRVRIMNVTLKGLKVGQWRHLSDAEMAVINDSIADSGKTQEHSLYDDAKQSNYTEQAKKSHAKPAHKHDFQGGNPRRENNDEQQKHAKKSSRNTPYQKRSTTYVGKSNTHKATSVTGNKTRSSGTLSLKK; encoded by the coding sequence ATGACAGACTTAAAGCGTTTAAATAAATTTATTAGTGAAACAGGGTTTTGCTCACGCCGCGAAGCCGATAAATATATTGAGCAAGGTCGTGTTACTGTTAATGGCGAATTACCCGAAATGGGTGTTAAAGTCGCGCACAGCGATGTGGTATTGGTTGATGGTGAGCCATTAAAAGCGCCACCAAAACGGGTTTACATTGCTTACAATAAACCAGTCGGTATTACCTGTACCACAGAACGAAAAATTCAAAGTAATATTGTAAAAGCGGTTAATTATCCTGACCGTATCTTTCCTATCGGTCGTCTTGATCGCCCCTCTGAAGGGCTGATTTTTTTAACCAACGAAGGCGACATCGTTAATAAGATTTTACGTGCAGGCAATAACCATGAAAAAGAATACGTGGTTACCGTCGATAAACCACTTAATCGTCAGTTTGTGAATAAAATGGCCAACGGTATTCCTATTTTAGATACTGTGACCAAAAAATGTAAAGTGACGCAAACAGGTGCCCAGCAATTCACTATTATTTTGACTCAAGGTTTAAATCGTCAAATTCGTCGTATGTGTGAATATTTAGGTTACGAGGTCGTCACACTTAAACGTGTTCGCATTATGAATGTCACTCTCAAAGGGTTAAAAGTAGGGCAATGGCGGCATTTAAGTGACGCAGAAATGGCGGTAATTAACGACTCGATTGCTGATTCTGGCAAAACGCAAGAACACTCACTTTATGATGATGCTAAGCAGAGCAATTACACTGAACAAGCTAAAAAGAGTCATGCTAAACCTGCTCACAAACATGATTTTCAGGGCGGGAATCCACGTCGTGAAAATAATGACGAGCAACAAAAGCACGCTAAAAAAAGTAGCCGAAATACCCCTTATCAAAAGCGTTCAACCACGTATGTAGGTAAATCAAATACTCACAAAGCAACTTCTGTTACAGGGAATAAAACCCGCAGCAGTGGAACATTAAGCTTAAAAAAATAA
- a CDS encoding efflux RND transporter permease subunit yields MGFAQLSIEKKVISWMFTLLLLIGGSVSYFDLGQLEDPEFTLKKAMVITLYPGASPQQVEEEVTFPIENAIQQLPYVDYVTSISSNGKSQITVEMKSSYRKQELRQIWDEMRRKINDLSPSLPSGVYPSNVIDDFADVYGVMFAVTGDGYSYDELKDYVDYLKRELVLVKGVSKVAIAGQQQPQVMVEVSTQKLAQLGIAPGHIYDLLQSQNTVSNAGRIRVGDESIRLHPTGEFKDVTELETLLISKPGASELIYLGDVAQVYREYAEVPTNVIHYNQQQALLIGVSFMSGVNVVDVGKHIDEHLASLEYQRPHGIDISSVYNQPKEVEQSVDGFIVSLIEAIAIVIVVLLIFMGLKSGVLIGGILLLTVLGTFIFMKLFAIDLQRISLGALIIALGMLVDNAIVVTEGILINLKRGQTKLKAAVNIVDQTKWPLLGATVIAITAFAPIGLSSDASGEFAGSLFWVLFISLLLSWITAITLTPFFAHLMFKETEFKHEQNQQHEDPYQGIIFNGYKATLNLAMRFRKTTLVLMVALLCSAVVGFGSVKQSFFPASNTPMFYVDYWQDQGADIRATLEGIKQLEAYLQQNELVTEITSTVGQGAPRFMLTYAPEKSYPAYGQLIIRVTNREAVAKVMQKVRDYAQQHPLSAKLKVKPMEIGPSTDAKIEARFSGPDPIILRQLSSQAKEIIAKDEGAFNIRDDWRARTKMIRPQFNEQKARRLGITKFDLDQVLLTSLSGKQVGVYRDGTQLLPIIARSPASERLNVDSVHDLQIYSPVLGVFVPVTQVVDEFIVEWEDSLIMRRDRKRTITVMADHDVLGDETPAKLFARVRAEVEAIDLPRGYEMQWGGEFESSSKAKKAIFGSLPLGYLAMFAVTVLLFNSVKKPLVIWATVPLAIIGVSAGLLVMNAPFSFMALLGLLSLSGMLIKNGIVLVDQINLELSEGKSPYQAVFDSGVSRVRPVAMAAITTILGMIPLLFDVFFQSMAVTIMFGLGFATILTLIVVPVLYTVVFRIDYPKQ; encoded by the coding sequence ATGGGCTTTGCGCAACTATCCATCGAGAAAAAGGTCATTAGCTGGATGTTTACGTTGTTGCTATTGATTGGCGGCAGTGTTTCCTATTTTGATTTAGGACAACTGGAAGACCCTGAATTTACTTTAAAAAAAGCCATGGTGATCACTCTATACCCGGGAGCATCCCCGCAGCAAGTAGAAGAAGAAGTGACATTTCCAATTGAAAATGCCATTCAGCAGCTCCCCTATGTTGATTATGTCACCTCCATTTCATCCAACGGTAAATCGCAAATTACCGTAGAGATGAAAAGCAGCTATCGTAAACAAGAGCTAAGACAAATATGGGATGAAATGCGTCGTAAAATTAACGACCTCAGTCCCTCACTACCAAGTGGTGTTTATCCCAGTAATGTGATTGATGATTTTGCTGATGTTTATGGCGTGATGTTTGCGGTGACTGGCGATGGTTATTCATATGATGAATTAAAAGACTACGTTGATTATTTAAAACGAGAGCTGGTTTTAGTCAAAGGCGTCAGCAAAGTCGCTATCGCAGGGCAACAGCAACCACAGGTTATGGTTGAGGTATCAACCCAAAAGCTGGCACAGCTCGGTATTGCCCCAGGTCATATTTATGACTTGCTGCAATCACAAAATACGGTATCTAACGCTGGACGTATTCGTGTCGGTGATGAGTCTATCCGCCTGCATCCTACCGGTGAATTTAAAGATGTAACAGAGCTGGAAACTTTATTAATTTCAAAACCAGGTGCCAGCGAACTCATTTATTTGGGCGATGTTGCACAGGTTTATCGTGAATACGCAGAAGTGCCCACTAATGTCATTCACTATAATCAACAGCAAGCACTGCTGATTGGTGTTTCGTTTATGTCTGGAGTGAATGTTGTTGATGTGGGTAAACACATAGATGAGCATTTAGCATCTCTTGAATACCAACGCCCTCATGGCATTGATATAAGCTCGGTGTATAACCAACCAAAAGAAGTAGAGCAGTCTGTAGATGGCTTTATTGTTAGTTTAATAGAGGCCATTGCAATAGTCATTGTGGTACTGCTTATTTTTATGGGCTTAAAAAGTGGCGTTCTCATTGGCGGTATTTTATTACTGACTGTATTAGGCACCTTTATATTTATGAAGCTGTTTGCAATTGACCTGCAACGTATTTCTCTAGGCGCGCTAATAATTGCATTAGGGATGTTGGTTGATAATGCTATTGTTGTCACTGAAGGCATCTTGATCAACTTAAAGCGCGGACAAACAAAGCTTAAAGCAGCGGTTAATATCGTAGATCAAACGAAGTGGCCATTACTTGGCGCAACAGTAATAGCAATTACTGCTTTTGCACCTATTGGTTTAAGCTCAGATGCCAGTGGTGAATTTGCCGGTAGCCTATTTTGGGTGTTATTTATATCGCTGTTGTTGAGCTGGATCACCGCAATTACCCTCACGCCATTTTTTGCTCACTTAATGTTTAAAGAAACTGAATTTAAACACGAGCAGAACCAACAGCATGAGGACCCGTATCAAGGTATTATTTTCAATGGCTACAAAGCAACCTTAAATTTAGCTATGCGCTTTAGAAAAACAACCTTAGTCCTTATGGTTGCCCTTTTATGCAGCGCTGTAGTGGGATTTGGCTCGGTAAAACAATCGTTTTTTCCAGCCTCAAATACACCGATGTTTTATGTAGATTACTGGCAAGATCAAGGTGCTGATATTCGTGCCACCCTTGAGGGCATAAAACAGCTCGAAGCCTATTTACAACAAAATGAACTGGTTACAGAAATTACCAGTACGGTTGGCCAAGGTGCGCCGCGCTTTATGCTGACTTATGCACCAGAAAAATCCTACCCTGCTTATGGGCAGTTAATTATTCGTGTAACCAATCGTGAAGCGGTCGCTAAAGTAATGCAAAAGGTGCGCGATTACGCACAGCAGCATCCACTTTCAGCAAAGCTAAAAGTAAAGCCAATGGAAATTGGCCCATCAACCGATGCTAAAATAGAAGCGCGCTTTTCTGGCCCCGATCCAATCATATTAAGACAGCTATCATCTCAAGCTAAAGAGATAATCGCCAAAGATGAGGGTGCGTTTAATATTCGCGATGACTGGCGGGCAAGAACCAAAATGATTCGCCCACAATTTAACGAACAAAAAGCCCGCCGGTTAGGGATCACCAAGTTTGACCTCGACCAAGTACTGCTGACTAGCTTATCAGGTAAACAAGTGGGTGTTTATCGTGATGGTACGCAACTGTTACCAATTATTGCCCGCTCACCGGCTAGCGAGCGCTTAAACGTAGACAGTGTTCACGATTTACAAATTTATAGCCCTGTTTTAGGGGTGTTTGTACCGGTTACCCAAGTGGTTGATGAATTTATTGTTGAGTGGGAAGACAGCTTAATTATGCGTCGCGACCGCAAGCGTACTATTACTGTTATGGCGGATCATGATGTACTTGGAGATGAAACACCTGCTAAATTATTTGCTCGAGTTCGTGCTGAAGTCGAAGCAATTGATTTACCGCGTGGCTATGAAATGCAATGGGGTGGCGAGTTCGAATCATCAAGTAAAGCCAAAAAGGCTATTTTTGGTTCGTTACCACTGGGCTATTTAGCGATGTTTGCGGTTACCGTTTTACTGTTTAACTCAGTGAAAAAACCCTTGGTTATTTGGGCCACCGTGCCACTGGCTATTATTGGTGTTAGTGCAGGTTTATTGGTGATGAATGCCCCCTTTAGCTTTATGGCACTACTTGGTTTATTAAGTTTGAGTGGTATGTTGATTAAAAACGGCATTGTTTTAGTCGATCAAATAAACTTAGAGCTCAGCGAGGGTAAATCTCCCTATCAAGCAGTGTTTGACTCAGGCGTAAGCCGTGTGCGCCCTGTTGCCATGGCCGCTATAACCACAATACTTGGCATGATCCCATTATTATTTGACGTATTCTTCCAATCAATGGCGGTCACCATCATGTTTGGTTTAGGCTTTGCCACCATACTGACTCTGATTGTGGTACCGGTTTTATACACTGTGGTATTTAGGATTGATTACCCTAAACAGTAG
- a CDS encoding DUF418 domain-containing protein: protein MDFIRGLAVLGLVFINCYSFAIFELNYTPLTTPPLTDKILQTLSLIFVEGRFRTLFTLLFGAGLYIQFQRQQCIEPLKKRLYWLIVFGLIHGFLLWAGDILFLYAVSALLVLRYLNYTDEELKNKAAFFTFIALLATALFMLGLDEEPLYRDSPEFYQIYNSYYQSIGAHFSQNITMSIYMLLTVPILLLWASAGFMLIGIVAYKCNVFSNGFSRSGLIKLVVLSVLLTSLRLVLTPYDQGIGYALQEPVNELAALCVALLYIHLIVKLCNNSAQIGGLIQQVGRLAFTLYISQTIVQLLLFKVFFPQWALSFNRIDYWLVAICLVVVQLMFTALYCRYFKQGPLEYLWRKLAQIKREKIA from the coding sequence ATGGACTTTATAAGGGGCCTAGCAGTACTCGGCCTAGTATTTATTAACTGCTATTCCTTCGCAATTTTTGAACTCAATTACACGCCACTCACCACACCACCCCTAACTGATAAGATTTTACAGACCTTAAGCCTTATATTTGTTGAAGGGCGGTTTCGCACATTATTTACGTTATTATTTGGTGCTGGTCTTTATATTCAATTTCAGCGACAGCAATGCATCGAGCCATTAAAAAAACGCCTATATTGGCTTATTGTGTTTGGCTTAATACATGGTTTTTTACTGTGGGCGGGTGACATTTTGTTTTTATATGCAGTGTCAGCATTACTGGTATTACGCTATTTAAATTACACGGATGAAGAGCTTAAAAACAAAGCGGCCTTTTTTACTTTTATTGCTTTACTCGCCACAGCTCTGTTCATGTTAGGGCTTGATGAGGAACCACTCTATAGAGATTCTCCCGAATTTTACCAGATATATAATAGTTATTATCAAAGTATTGGTGCTCATTTTAGCCAAAATATAACAATGAGTATTTATATGTTGCTAACAGTGCCTATTTTATTACTGTGGGCAAGTGCTGGCTTTATGCTAATTGGTATCGTTGCTTACAAATGTAATGTGTTTAGTAATGGATTTAGCAGGTCGGGGCTAATTAAGTTAGTTGTGTTAAGTGTGTTACTGACTAGCTTACGATTAGTGTTAACGCCATATGATCAAGGTATTGGTTATGCGTTACAAGAGCCTGTTAATGAACTGGCTGCTTTATGTGTGGCGCTGCTTTATATTCATTTAATCGTTAAACTATGCAACAACAGCGCGCAAATAGGGGGGCTAATCCAACAAGTAGGGCGATTAGCGTTTACTTTATACATAAGCCAAACCATTGTGCAGTTGTTATTGTTTAAAGTGTTTTTCCCTCAGTGGGCGCTTAGTTTTAACCGCATTGATTATTGGCTTGTTGCTATTTGCTTAGTGGTTGTACAGCTTATGTTTACTGCTCTCTACTGTCGTTATTTTAAGCAAGGACCTCTTGAATACCTATGGCGTAAATTAGCGCAAATTAAGCGCGAAAAAATAGCTTGA
- a CDS encoding glycogen/starch synthase has translation MHVLMVAAENDALPNAKVGGVADVIRDVPKALAAQSLTVDVVIPDYGFELGERCFIGEVNVAFNSASHVLSLFEIPQAQKGVRQIVISHPLFSQSHSVYCNDDDNRPFATDASKFALFNAAICEALLQGILKQPNTLHLHDWHSACVAVLLKFDLRYRKLAKLRLVYTVHNLALQGIRPFKGDVSSLEAWFPSLSYDGQLLCDPRYPHCFNPMRSAINLADKVHVVSPSYSQEVQIASNDAGGFFGGEGLERDLQQAAEQGKLIGILNGCDYTALHPHQTTLSQLLEQIEATLFSWMAKNVHLDSSHYIAHQRVLQFMASEQKGPLLTSVGRLTEQKVLLLCQQHNDGLTIDAVCRVINQFSGRLIVLGSGDRKLEQLFTSAMARNNNLLFLKGYGQSIGDLMYQLGDLFLMPSSFEPCGISQMLAMRSGQPCLVHSVGGLKDTVEHNVTGFCFTGDTLMTQAEALLVSLSEALRVKQTNPKQWQAIKNSAKNTRFGWDSVVTDYITYLY, from the coding sequence GCATGTATTAATGGTTGCCGCAGAAAATGATGCGTTACCTAATGCCAAAGTCGGTGGTGTTGCCGATGTCATTCGTGATGTACCAAAAGCCTTAGCTGCGCAGAGTTTAACGGTCGATGTGGTGATCCCAGACTATGGATTTGAGTTAGGGGAGCGCTGTTTTATTGGTGAAGTAAACGTTGCGTTTAACTCAGCCTCGCACGTTTTATCTCTGTTTGAAATTCCACAGGCGCAAAAAGGGGTGAGACAAATAGTAATAAGCCACCCTTTGTTTAGCCAATCACATAGTGTGTATTGCAACGATGATGACAATCGTCCATTCGCTACTGATGCAAGTAAGTTTGCACTGTTTAATGCCGCTATTTGTGAAGCCCTTTTGCAAGGGATATTAAAACAACCAAACACGTTACATTTACACGACTGGCACAGTGCGTGTGTGGCCGTGTTACTTAAGTTTGACCTTCGCTATCGCAAACTTGCTAAGCTGCGTTTAGTATACACGGTTCATAATTTAGCCTTACAAGGTATTCGCCCTTTTAAAGGCGATGTTTCTAGCTTAGAAGCATGGTTTCCCTCATTAAGTTATGACGGGCAATTGCTTTGTGATCCTCGTTATCCCCATTGTTTTAACCCGATGCGCAGTGCCATTAATCTAGCTGATAAAGTACATGTGGTTTCACCAAGTTATAGCCAAGAAGTGCAAATAGCGAGTAATGACGCAGGGGGCTTTTTTGGTGGCGAAGGTCTTGAGCGTGATTTACAACAAGCGGCTGAGCAGGGCAAACTGATTGGGATACTTAACGGCTGTGATTACACAGCTCTGCATCCGCATCAGACAACGCTTAGCCAGCTTTTAGAGCAGATAGAAGCTACGCTCTTTAGCTGGATGGCAAAAAATGTACACTTAGACAGCAGCCACTATATTGCTCACCAACGCGTTTTACAATTTATGGCATCTGAGCAAAAAGGACCTTTACTGACCAGTGTAGGGCGGCTCACCGAGCAAAAAGTATTATTGCTGTGCCAGCAACACAATGATGGTTTGACTATCGATGCGGTATGCAGGGTTATAAATCAATTTAGTGGTCGTTTGATTGTATTAGGCTCGGGTGATAGGAAACTGGAGCAATTATTTACTAGTGCAATGGCACGTAATAACAACTTATTGTTTTTAAAAGGCTATGGTCAAAGCATAGGCGATTTAATGTATCAACTAGGGGATTTATTTTTAATGCCCAGTTCTTTTGAGCCATGCGGTATTAGCCAAATGTTAGCAATGCGATCAGGTCAGCCGTGTTTGGTCCATAGTGTGGGCGGTTTAAAAGATACGGTTGAGCATAATGTGACTGGATTTTGTTTTACTGGTGATACCTTAATGACTCAGGCAGAAGCTCTTTTGGTTAGTTTATCTGAGGCTTTGCGTGTAAAACAAACTAATCCTAAGCAATGGCAAGCAATAAAAAATAGCGCTAAAAATACCCGCTTTGGTTGGGATAGCGTTGTAACTGATTATATTACATACTTATATTAA
- a CDS encoding HDOD domain-containing protein → MSVFVARQAILNRNQNVVAYELLFRDSPENCFPGVSDGQATARLIMENQLNLGTRHITSGKKALINIGPESLKLDLCEFLPCKDVVIELLETIEPSDDTYELCRKLFHSNYKLALDDFVYSPQWERFLKLVNLIKFDIRLTPLAEIPLVVNKLKKYKNIKLLAEKIETDEEYKLARKMGFDYFQGYYFARPAMIEQKDIHYNYGLVIAIYSEVMKPDPDVKVITGLFELDAALAYKLLRLLNSGVFPLQSQISSLKQALVYLGQARLKKFVSLIVTAHTARDKPIELMQMCVIRARFCELIASKVAKQVQGEAFLTGLFSLLDAILDQPMALLVDKLPFPDEIKAALTGEKNNLYYILETVKAYETGSWWALEKAVLLINLDSAFLPKLYKQAVQWADSYKDNI, encoded by the coding sequence GTGTCTGTATTTGTGGCAAGGCAAGCAATCCTTAATCGTAATCAAAATGTAGTTGCATATGAACTACTTTTTCGCGATAGCCCAGAAAATTGCTTTCCTGGTGTATCTGATGGTCAAGCAACAGCTCGGCTTATCATGGAAAACCAGCTTAACTTAGGTACTCGACACATTACTTCGGGAAAAAAAGCGTTGATCAATATTGGTCCTGAATCGTTAAAACTCGATTTATGCGAATTTTTACCCTGCAAAGATGTAGTTATCGAATTACTCGAAACCATAGAGCCCAGCGACGACACTTATGAGTTATGCCGTAAACTTTTTCACAGTAACTATAAATTAGCCCTCGACGACTTTGTTTACTCTCCACAGTGGGAACGCTTCTTAAAGCTGGTTAATTTAATTAAATTTGATATTCGGCTTACGCCACTGGCTGAAATTCCGCTGGTGGTCAATAAGCTTAAAAAATACAAAAATATTAAACTGTTAGCCGAAAAAATAGAAACCGATGAAGAATATAAATTAGCGCGAAAAATGGGGTTTGATTATTTCCAAGGGTACTACTTTGCGCGACCCGCAATGATAGAACAAAAGGATATCCATTATAATTATGGCCTTGTCATCGCTATTTACTCAGAAGTAATGAAGCCAGATCCTGATGTTAAAGTGATCACCGGTTTATTTGAGCTTGATGCGGCATTGGCCTATAAGCTATTACGATTATTAAACAGCGGTGTATTTCCGCTGCAAAGCCAAATATCATCATTAAAACAAGCGCTGGTATACTTAGGCCAAGCCCGTTTGAAAAAGTTTGTGAGTCTAATTGTTACGGCACACACCGCGCGTGATAAACCGATAGAGCTTATGCAAATGTGTGTTATTCGCGCTCGTTTTTGTGAGCTAATAGCCAGCAAAGTCGCAAAACAAGTGCAGGGTGAGGCATTTTTAACTGGGCTGTTTTCTTTGCTTGATGCTATCTTAGATCAGCCAATGGCGTTGTTGGTTGATAAACTGCCATTCCCGGATGAAATTAAAGCGGCATTAACTGGCGAAAAAAATAACTTATATTATATTCTGGAAACAGTAAAAGCGTATGAAACAGGAAGTTGGTGGGCACTTGAGAAAGCAGTCTTATTGATTAATTTAGACAGTGCTTTTTTGCCAAAACTCTATAAACAAGCAGTACAATGGGCCGATAGCTACAAAGATAATATTTAA